The proteins below come from a single Chryseobacterium nepalense genomic window:
- a CDS encoding DUF1972 domain-containing protein — protein sequence MKTKVAIIGTVGLPARYGGFETLTEHLVEELSDTYDFTVYCSSKKYSSEERKESWKGSRLKYIPLDANGIQSIFYDSWSILHALRGSDVLLILGVAGAWLLPFVRMFTNKKIIISIDGIEWKRDKWPLAAKLYLWFAENLAVKYSHIDISDNESIQDYTSLRYETISRVIEYGADHTRVNAAPSEQDFVTYPFLSKPYAVKVCRIEPENNVLTILKVFSENPEHHLVVVGNWENSHYGKDLKQKFSVFENISLLDPIYDQHTLDMIRGNAFLYIHGHSAGGTNPSLVEAMFLGLPVICYGVSYNRTTTGDQAFYFSDEKELENLLKTLTQDDIKKCALRMKKIAENKYVWNTVAEKYSQVIQESFSVTAKKNVYPEISRLDKKMLEKYNISHLQNIQLFNNAKSRI from the coding sequence ATGAAAACTAAAGTAGCTATTATCGGAACTGTCGGACTTCCTGCCCGATACGGCGGATTTGAAACCCTTACAGAACATCTTGTAGAAGAACTTTCTGATACTTATGATTTTACGGTGTACTGTTCATCAAAAAAATACAGCAGTGAAGAAAGAAAAGAAAGCTGGAAAGGTAGCAGACTTAAATACATTCCTCTTGATGCAAACGGAATTCAGAGCATATTCTACGACAGCTGGTCTATCCTGCATGCATTGCGTGGCAGTGATGTGTTGCTCATTCTCGGAGTTGCGGGGGCGTGGCTTCTGCCTTTTGTAAGAATGTTCACCAATAAAAAAATAATTATTTCTATTGACGGAATCGAATGGAAGAGAGATAAATGGCCGCTGGCTGCAAAACTATATTTGTGGTTTGCAGAAAATCTGGCCGTAAAATATTCCCATATTGATATTTCAGATAACGAGTCAATTCAGGATTATACGTCTTTACGGTATGAAACCATCAGCAGGGTTATTGAATATGGTGCAGATCATACGAGAGTAAATGCTGCTCCCTCAGAACAGGATTTTGTGACCTATCCTTTTTTATCAAAGCCATATGCGGTAAAAGTATGCCGGATAGAGCCCGAAAATAATGTTTTAACGATTTTAAAAGTTTTTAGTGAAAATCCTGAACATCATCTTGTGGTAGTCGGTAATTGGGAAAACAGTCATTATGGAAAAGATCTGAAGCAAAAATTTTCTGTTTTTGAGAATATCAGTCTTCTTGATCCTATTTATGACCAGCATACATTAGATATGATCCGCGGGAATGCTTTTCTGTACATTCACGGGCATTCGGCAGGAGGAACCAATCCTTCTCTGGTAGAAGCGATGTTTTTGGGGCTGCCTGTTATCTGCTATGGCGTTTCTTATAACAGAACGACAACAGGCGACCAGGCCTTCTATTTTTCTGATGAGAAAGAGCTGGAAAACCTCCTTAAGACCCTTACGCAGGATGATATTAAGAAATGCGCTTTGAGAATGAAAAAAATTGCGGAAAATAAATATGTATGGAATACTGTCGCCGAAAAGTACAGCCAGGTTATTCAGGAGAGTTTTTCGGTTACAGCAAAGAAAAATGTCTATCCTGAAATTTCAAGGCTGGATAAAAAAATGCTTGAAAAATATAATATCAGTCATCTGCAGAATATACAGTTATTTAACAATGCTAAAAGCAGGATTTAA
- a CDS encoding transporter, with protein sequence MTHHYSFSLLVLSAFLISFSCSAQEEHEKKYTLFNPVPKSMMREMETDRPDVTESPYTVDAGHIQYETDAIRLTREESDLTKTRTLLINQGNIKIGITGSTAVQVGFQSYGIQKETEKSSGDISKTHGFGDITLRIKQNITGNDKGNFVMAVLPYAKIPSSQYDDESRFEYGLIVPMLYKFAGDWNLGFQVEVDRLKDQDLPEMHTELLQTLTISHPLTKNLDGIAETYYTYDFKAHEFSNYINAALQMEVMKNFKIDAGLNYGLQHHSEKHYFIGFSYLH encoded by the coding sequence ATGACTCATCATTACAGTTTCTCCTTATTGGTTTTATCGGCTTTTTTAATTTCTTTCAGCTGCAGCGCACAGGAAGAACATGAAAAAAAATATACATTATTTAATCCCGTTCCGAAATCAATGATGCGGGAAATGGAAACGGACCGTCCGGATGTCACAGAATCACCTTACACAGTGGATGCCGGGCATATTCAATATGAAACAGATGCCATACGATTAACAAGAGAAGAATCTGATCTTACGAAAACAAGAACCTTACTAATCAATCAGGGTAATATAAAAATCGGAATTACCGGATCAACCGCTGTACAGGTCGGTTTTCAGAGTTACGGCATACAGAAAGAAACTGAAAAAAGCTCCGGGGATATTTCTAAAACGCATGGTTTTGGCGATATTACTTTACGGATAAAACAGAATATTACAGGAAACGATAAAGGCAATTTTGTAATGGCAGTACTGCCGTATGCTAAAATTCCTTCTTCACAATATGATGACGAAAGCAGGTTTGAATACGGGTTGATCGTACCTATGCTTTATAAATTTGCAGGAGACTGGAATTTAGGTTTTCAGGTAGAAGTGGACCGACTGAAAGACCAGGACCTTCCCGAAATGCATACCGAACTTTTGCAGACTCTTACCATAAGTCATCCGCTGACCAAAAACCTTGACGGAATCGCAGAAACTTATTATACTTACGATTTTAAAGCACATGAATTTTCAAACTACATTAATGCTGCCCTTCAGATGGAAGTGATGAAAAATTTTAAAATCGACGCCGGGCTTAATTATGGATTACAGCACCATTCGGAAAAACATTATTTTATCGGCTTTTCTTATCTTCATTAA
- a CDS encoding FecR family protein — MKNLQYKEIQAFVFRLWEREVTEEKISEKEKQLLEQWKTGVEKNLDEHYMKESRERVLFSLEPYFASRHISHHSNTFKKHFFRIAAAIILLFTVGGFFIYHSFFKADKYYAESANRKIILADGSVVILLPGSQLTVEKSFPQDTRIVDLKGNAVFTVAKSKKHPFIVHAEGFSTKVLGTVFKITQTGNSKTVDLYEGKVAVSYAGAPVAFLKPHQKWTNFGISRTAAVISYEKEKTTHKIFPSLLSLSFNDVMMKEVAEVLQKNYGISIIYPKEFAEKKITADFTGGSTDENIEALAFILGLEVQKEKQTYILK, encoded by the coding sequence ATGAAAAACCTACAGTATAAAGAAATTCAGGCATTCGTTTTCAGACTTTGGGAAAGGGAGGTTACTGAAGAAAAAATTTCAGAAAAAGAAAAACAACTTTTAGAGCAATGGAAAACCGGTGTGGAAAAAAATCTGGATGAACACTATATGAAAGAATCAAGAGAAAGAGTTCTGTTTTCTTTGGAACCTTATTTTGCATCAAGACATATTTCACATCATTCGAATACGTTTAAAAAACATTTTTTCCGGATAGCGGCTGCAATTATATTGCTTTTTACGGTAGGTGGTTTTTTCATCTATCATTCGTTCTTTAAGGCGGACAAATATTATGCAGAATCTGCCAATAGAAAAATAATACTGGCAGACGGTTCAGTTGTCATATTGCTTCCCGGTTCGCAGCTTACGGTAGAAAAGTCTTTTCCACAGGATACCCGGATTGTTGATCTGAAAGGGAACGCTGTTTTCACGGTGGCAAAATCAAAAAAACATCCGTTCATTGTACATGCTGAAGGTTTCAGTACAAAAGTATTGGGAACTGTTTTTAAAATTACACAAACCGGAAACAGTAAAACAGTAGATCTTTATGAAGGAAAAGTTGCCGTTTCTTACGCGGGTGCTCCGGTCGCTTTTCTGAAGCCTCATCAGAAATGGACGAATTTCGGGATTTCACGCACTGCAGCTGTAATTTCTTATGAAAAAGAAAAAACTACTCATAAAATATTTCCGTCTTTATTATCATTAAGCTTTAATGATGTTATGATGAAGGAAGTAGCGGAAGTTCTTCAGAAAAACTACGGTATCAGTATCATTTACCCTAAAGAATTTGCAGAAAAGAAAATAACCGCCGATTTCACAGGTGGTAGTACTGACGAAAATATTGAAGCACTTGCTTTCATACTTGGACTTGAAGTACAAAAAGAAAAGCAGACCTACATTCTTAAATAA
- a CDS encoding glycosyltransferase family 4 protein has product MKTNQTILASCYAVNPYKGSEDAMGWNFVCQIARFRKVIAITRENNRANIEKYISEHPDGVHRNITFLYFDLPYWMRFWKKGSRGALLYYYLWQKGIVSFIKKQKLDFDITHNINFHNDWTPSFLWKLRKPMVWGPVGHHPLIPGQYLNMYSKTHFIKDRLTWMVKNFFWKFSSSLQNTIRHSGHIWCMNTSVPQKLNLAESSYSLCPSVATEDFKKHEEISPKSGFTVISVGRFVPLKGFDLTIRSFIEFINQLPEKKQSECKLILVGAGEQKALYESLIERSGMNDFIEIKEWVERKELMKLYDSASVFLFPSHEGAGMVVPEALCFGLPVICLQNEGPGEFINHSCGIAVPKQSYKKTLEELSLALIRVYLDEPLRKKLSLGARKQYVEKFSWEKRGEHLDEIYSKM; this is encoded by the coding sequence ATGAAAACGAATCAGACTATATTGGCGAGTTGCTATGCCGTAAATCCATATAAAGGATCCGAAGATGCAATGGGCTGGAATTTTGTATGCCAGATTGCGAGATTCCGGAAAGTAATTGCGATTACCCGGGAAAACAACAGGGCAAATATAGAAAAATACATTTCAGAACACCCGGACGGTGTGCACAGAAATATCACCTTCCTTTATTTTGACCTTCCTTACTGGATGAGGTTCTGGAAAAAAGGCAGCAGAGGAGCATTGCTGTACTATTACCTATGGCAAAAAGGCATCGTTTCTTTCATCAAAAAACAGAAACTGGATTTTGATATCACCCACAATATAAATTTCCATAATGACTGGACCCCGAGTTTTCTCTGGAAACTCCGTAAACCAATGGTTTGGGGTCCGGTAGGGCATCACCCGCTGATTCCGGGTCAGTACTTAAATATGTATTCGAAAACACATTTTATAAAAGACAGGCTTACGTGGATGGTTAAGAATTTTTTCTGGAAATTTTCGTCTTCATTACAAAATACCATCAGACATTCCGGACATATCTGGTGTATGAATACCAGTGTTCCGCAGAAACTGAATCTCGCTGAAAGTTCCTATTCTCTGTGTCCTTCAGTTGCAACGGAAGATTTTAAGAAACACGAGGAAATCAGCCCTAAATCAGGATTTACGGTAATAAGTGTGGGAAGGTTTGTCCCTCTAAAAGGTTTTGATTTAACGATACGCTCATTTATAGAATTTATTAATCAGCTTCCGGAAAAAAAACAGTCCGAATGCAAACTCATCCTTGTAGGAGCAGGAGAACAGAAAGCGCTCTACGAAAGCCTGATTGAACGCAGCGGAATGAATGATTTCATTGAAATTAAAGAATGGGTAGAGCGTAAAGAACTTATGAAACTGTATGACAGTGCTTCGGTATTTCTTTTTCCTTCCCACGAAGGTGCCGGAATGGTAGTGCCTGAAGCGCTCTGTTTCGGTTTGCCGGTGATCTGCCTGCAAAATGAAGGTCCCGGAGAATTTATCAATCATTCCTGTGGTATTGCCGTTCCGAAGCAGAGTTATAAAAAAACATTGGAAGAATTGAGTCTTGCTTTGATAAGAGTGTATTTAGATGAGCCTCTCAGAAAAAAATTAAGCCTGGGAGCCAGAAAACAATATGTTGAAAAGTTTTCATGGGAGAAGAGGGGAGAGCACCTGGATGAAATTTATAGCAAAATGTGA
- a CDS encoding glycosyltransferase family 4 protein, with product MKNFTELTVYGLLAFTLSICIIPLMTMVAQKFKLVDVPNARKVHQKAIPLIGGLAIGIIVALLGGLTSMKDVEEILPIIITSYIMLLVGTMDDKTDIKAIYKLGIQICISIIIASSGIRITSLYGLFGIYEIDVLAQYIITVLVIAAAVNAFNLIDGIDGLAGSVAGIGFILLLAIAVIEKNYGLMKLVMLFIGGIAAFLRYNFSKKNKVFLGNSGSLFLGYFLVSIGIYISKFDHPASGFPHGLFFLLFVFTIPMIDSVRVYADRVLQGKSPFNADKSHIHHYLLQLGISHKKITVLFVVMNISIFAAQYIFLKSFSIYTFLVSLIAFVAIFKCIKVLNFFTIWKTKVKELENNAQ from the coding sequence ATGAAAAATTTTACAGAACTTACCGTGTATGGGCTTCTTGCTTTTACCCTGTCGATCTGCATCATTCCGCTGATGACGATGGTTGCCCAAAAATTTAAATTAGTTGATGTTCCTAACGCCCGGAAGGTGCATCAGAAAGCCATTCCGCTTATTGGTGGCTTAGCGATAGGTATTATCGTGGCATTGCTTGGCGGATTAACCAGCATGAAGGATGTAGAGGAAATCTTACCGATAATCATTACTTCTTATATAATGCTTCTGGTGGGGACTATGGATGATAAAACAGATATCAAGGCAATCTATAAGTTAGGAATTCAGATTTGTATAAGTATTATTATTGCTTCTTCAGGAATAAGAATTACCTCTTTATACGGACTTTTCGGAATCTATGAAATTGACGTGCTTGCTCAATATATAATTACGGTGCTGGTGATTGCAGCTGCAGTGAATGCCTTTAACCTTATTGATGGTATAGACGGACTGGCAGGAAGCGTTGCCGGAATTGGCTTCATTTTGCTTTTAGCGATTGCCGTTATCGAAAAAAATTACGGTTTGATGAAACTGGTGATGTTATTTATAGGAGGTATTGCTGCTTTTCTCAGATATAATTTTTCAAAAAAGAATAAAGTTTTCCTGGGAAATTCGGGATCACTATTCTTAGGATATTTTCTGGTGTCAATAGGAATTTATATATCAAAATTTGATCATCCGGCGTCCGGTTTCCCTCATGGATTATTTTTCCTGTTATTTGTGTTTACCATCCCGATGATCGACTCCGTGAGAGTATATGCAGACCGGGTATTGCAGGGTAAATCACCTTTTAACGCAGATAAATCCCATATTCATCATTACCTTCTGCAGCTGGGAATATCACATAAAAAAATTACAGTACTTTTTGTGGTGATGAATATTTCCATATTTGCTGCACAATACATCTTTCTGAAAAGCTTTTCCATATATACCTTTCTGGTATCATTGATTGCTTTTGTGGCCATTTTTAAATGCATTAAAGTTCTTAATTTCTTTACCATATGGAAAACTAAAGTAAAAGAACTGGAAAATAATGCACAATGA
- a CDS encoding type 1 glutamine amidotransferase domain-containing protein: MKILFVVTSHDELGNTGKKTGFWVEEFAAPYYLLKDAGFDITVATPKGGQAPIDPKSEDPDAQTTATKRYYQDEEVKNIIANTKKLSDQKAADFDAVFYPGGHGPLWDLAFDKDSQQLILDFYNNEKPVAAVCHAPGVFKDIVLENGNPFVKDKNVTGFSNSEEEAVQLTEIVPFLVEDELKKSGGHYTRTDDWGVHVVQDGLLITGQNPASSEGVAEKLMSVLKK, encoded by the coding sequence ATGAAAATACTATTCGTAGTAACCTCCCATGATGAGTTGGGAAATACAGGAAAAAAAACAGGATTCTGGGTAGAAGAATTTGCAGCACCTTATTATCTACTGAAAGATGCGGGATTTGATATTACCGTAGCAACCCCAAAAGGCGGACAGGCTCCTATTGATCCGAAAAGTGAAGATCCTGATGCGCAGACCACTGCAACAAAACGTTATTATCAGGATGAAGAAGTAAAAAATATCATTGCCAATACCAAAAAACTGAGTGATCAGAAAGCAGCTGATTTTGATGCTGTTTTTTATCCGGGAGGCCACGGTCCGCTTTGGGATCTTGCTTTTGACAAAGATTCTCAGCAATTGATCCTTGATTTTTACAATAATGAGAAGCCAGTAGCAGCGGTTTGTCATGCTCCTGGAGTTTTTAAAGATATCGTTCTCGAAAACGGTAATCCTTTTGTTAAAGATAAAAATGTTACCGGTTTTTCAAATAGTGAAGAGGAGGCTGTTCAGCTTACAGAGATTGTGCCTTTCCTTGTTGAAGATGAACTCAAAAAATCAGGCGGACACTATACCAGAACAGACGACTGGGGCGTACATGTTGTGCAGGACGGATTACTGATTACCGGACAAAACCCGGCTTCTTCAGAAGGTGTTGCAGAAAAATTAATGTCTGTTCTGAAGAAATAA
- a CDS encoding glycosyltransferase family 4 protein, with the protein MNRIVAIHLLNDYSGSPKVLMQLLKTWTGKNIEVHLFTSGGSTGFLSDLPKVARHLIWYRFSQNPLIKICNFFISQLFLTIKLLLFLKREDIIYINTVLPFGAAIAGKLRGCRIIYHIHETSVKPRIFKDFLFGIARLTASKGVFVSDYLMKKEPIVQNQVLLYNVLEREFAEKADQSHGIYGKEPIILMICSLKSYKGVDEFVKLAEINSTYLFKLVLNASQKEIDIYFKGKTLPDHLKIYPTQTDTHSFYREASIIVNLSRPDEWVETFGLTILEGMRYRLPAIVPPVGGITELVNENKNGFLINSADVYELSGKIHYLMCNEEIYKSFSESAYQKSLMFSEDYFEETCVQMISI; encoded by the coding sequence ATGAACAGAATTGTAGCCATACATTTATTAAACGACTATAGCGGAAGCCCGAAGGTATTAATGCAGCTTCTAAAAACCTGGACAGGAAAAAATATAGAAGTTCACTTATTTACTTCCGGCGGGAGTACAGGCTTTTTATCAGATTTGCCTAAAGTAGCCCGCCATCTGATTTGGTACCGGTTTTCTCAGAACCCACTGATAAAAATCTGTAACTTTTTTATCAGTCAGCTTTTTCTTACGATTAAGCTTCTGTTATTCCTGAAAAGGGAAGATATTATCTACATTAATACCGTGCTTCCTTTTGGAGCAGCTATTGCGGGAAAATTACGGGGCTGCAGAATAATTTATCATATCCATGAAACTTCCGTAAAACCTAGAATTTTTAAAGATTTTCTGTTCGGAATCGCAAGATTAACGGCTTCAAAAGGGGTTTTTGTTTCAGATTATCTGATGAAAAAAGAACCGATTGTTCAAAATCAGGTACTTCTCTATAATGTTCTGGAGCGCGAATTTGCCGAAAAGGCAGATCAATCCCATGGTATTTACGGTAAAGAACCTATTATTTTAATGATCTGCTCTTTAAAGTCTTACAAAGGGGTAGATGAATTTGTAAAACTTGCAGAAATAAACAGTACGTATCTTTTTAAACTGGTGCTGAATGCTTCGCAGAAGGAGATCGATATTTATTTTAAAGGAAAAACTTTACCGGATCATCTTAAAATTTATCCAACCCAGACTGATACCCATTCTTTTTACCGGGAAGCAAGCATTATTGTTAACCTTTCCCGACCGGATGAATGGGTAGAAACTTTCGGATTAACGATTCTGGAAGGAATGCGCTACCGGCTTCCTGCAATAGTCCCGCCGGTGGGAGGAATCACAGAACTGGTAAACGAAAATAAAAACGGTTTTCTTATTAATTCTGCAGACGTATATGAGCTGTCCGGCAAAATCCATTATCTAATGTGTAATGAAGAAATTTACAAATCTTTCAGCGAATCGGCATATCAAAAAAGCCTGATGTTTTCAGAAGATTATTTTGAAGAAACCTGTGTGCAGATGATTTCCATTTAA
- a CDS encoding DUF1440 domain-containing protein, translated as MNTITKILIKGVAVGLIASYVKSLAEPPLQKIGEKKFPPKEDELKLRGADVTHQAENMPPAVLAKKVYSEITGKELSYNSTMKSMKIIHYTLGALIGVSYVFLTDKRKKFTASEGIAAGTAVWALTHGSTVPALNLQGKVSEMPTSWWVWEFGSHLVFGVAMEQTRKVIDKLF; from the coding sequence ATGAATACCATTACAAAAATATTAATAAAGGGAGTTGCTGTAGGACTGATTGCTTCTTATGTCAAATCTCTTGCAGAACCACCACTTCAGAAAATAGGAGAAAAAAAATTTCCGCCCAAAGAAGATGAACTGAAGTTGCGTGGTGCAGATGTAACCCATCAGGCGGAAAATATGCCGCCGGCGGTTTTGGCTAAAAAAGTATATTCTGAGATAACAGGAAAAGAACTTTCATATAATAGCACAATGAAATCCATGAAAATTATCCATTATACCTTAGGAGCATTGATTGGAGTAAGCTATGTTTTTCTGACAGATAAAAGAAAAAAATTCACAGCAAGCGAAGGTATTGCAGCAGGAACAGCGGTTTGGGCATTAACCCACGGTTCTACCGTTCCGGCTCTTAATCTACAGGGAAAAGTTTCCGAAATGCCAACATCCTGGTGGGTATGGGAATTCGGGTCACATCTAGTATTTGGCGTGGCGATGGAGCAGACGAGAAAAGTGATTGACAAACTTTTTTAA
- a CDS encoding DUF1826 domain-containing protein, producing MNTFPEHHHIGLVFSFPELVKTQFRGNVNAVCWERNLEGDFQEIVSKLKLKENITEVFIDDLLALDLSEKGNTARETIIKDMQMLSDFGAAPCLNLLKKYERDDEFDFISTDVYSYHADRSPIETSTFLCTYYGAASELIPNDQCTQKILIPEIRESLKKLYEGSDEEFENFLKDNFFDLHYAANEDAKPVNLGKGNLWRLAVDHPGQNVLPCIHRAPQENPEEYRLLLIC from the coding sequence ATGAATACATTTCCAGAACATCATCATATAGGCTTGGTTTTCTCATTTCCGGAATTGGTAAAAACACAATTTCGGGGAAATGTGAATGCTGTTTGCTGGGAAAGAAATCTGGAAGGTGATTTTCAGGAAATTGTATCAAAACTTAAACTGAAAGAGAATATTACAGAAGTTTTTATAGATGATCTTTTGGCACTTGATCTGTCTGAAAAAGGGAATACAGCAAGAGAAACCATCATAAAGGATATGCAGATGCTGTCGGATTTTGGAGCAGCACCGTGCCTTAATTTATTGAAAAAATATGAGCGTGATGATGAATTTGATTTTATATCCACCGATGTTTATTCCTATCATGCAGACCGCTCCCCAATAGAGACTTCTACTTTTTTATGTACATACTACGGAGCAGCAAGCGAACTTATCCCGAATGATCAATGCACGCAGAAAATTCTCATTCCTGAAATAAGAGAATCCCTTAAAAAATTGTACGAAGGCTCCGATGAAGAGTTTGAAAATTTTCTGAAAGACAACTTTTTTGACCTTCATTATGCGGCAAATGAAGATGCGAAACCGGTTAATTTAGGAAAGGGTAACCTATGGAGACTTGCAGTAGATCATCCCGGACAAAATGTTTTGCCCTGCATTCATCGGGCCCCGCAGGAAAATCCGGAAGAATACCGTCTTCTGTTAATTTGTTAG
- a CDS encoding RNA polymerase sigma factor: MNQTDHILLKKIKTGDRPAFMILYERYWDDLYRFVFARTKDKELAEELLQNLWIKVLEDTESIQTDGNESAKGYFLKHLHYRVIDYFNSHKKEWATVSIDESENFVHLTDTEYFEILDEYEITDLFAMIDEVVSTLPATEQKVYDMRIRKNMSVDETAETLGLSNKTVSNKLSNALGEIREQLNPKYQSSKKFISIILMIELLMKSQ, translated from the coding sequence ATGAATCAGACGGATCACATCTTATTGAAAAAAATAAAAACAGGCGACCGGCCGGCTTTTATGATACTCTATGAAAGGTATTGGGATGATTTGTACCGTTTTGTTTTTGCACGAACCAAAGACAAGGAATTGGCAGAAGAATTACTTCAGAATCTATGGATAAAAGTTCTGGAAGATACAGAAAGCATCCAGACCGACGGAAACGAAAGTGCAAAAGGGTATTTCCTGAAGCATCTTCATTACCGGGTGATTGATTATTTCAACAGCCATAAAAAAGAATGGGCTACCGTAAGCATTGACGAATCTGAAAATTTTGTACACCTTACTGATACAGAATATTTTGAAATTCTTGACGAATATGAAATTACTGATCTTTTTGCAATGATTGACGAAGTTGTTTCAACACTTCCTGCCACTGAGCAAAAGGTATATGACATGAGAATTCGCAAAAATATGTCGGTAGATGAAACTGCTGAAACATTAGGCTTGAGCAATAAAACCGTCAGCAACAAGCTGAGCAATGCGCTGGGTGAAATCCGGGAACAGCTGAATCCCAAATATCAGTCTTCTAAGAAATTTATTTCTATTATCCTCATGATCGAGCTTCTGATGAAAAGTCAATAG